One segment of Pyricularia oryzae 70-15 chromosome 3, whole genome shotgun sequence DNA contains the following:
- a CDS encoding maltose permease has product MEKSKDIETHPIEGTISHHDKAPVSREQELTLREVFKNHKIIVWWCFYWAMCAVGWGFDAQINGAMIAVDSFRRDFGYLDLQGEAILPAEWQAAFNTIASVGQIFGGFLCSWAADRIGRRYSLICGLIICTGGIAGEIASDNRPAFLASKLVLGFGLGFYLTLAPLACSEIAPVAFRGFATAGVNLGIAVGQLLSNAVVKAFGERTDAWAYKGGFSTQLFFVLFLVVFLHFLPESPWYLVRAGKKEQAIKTIKKLYGKDYDAETQILAMEATIAEESAILSEQRLVDCFRGTNLLRTGISTGVFLCQHLVGIIFVLGYSTYFFRLVGVQQSFDLGVGVTACGVLGNICSWFVVERFGRRPVFVGGMASLTGLLFLIGIMDVVPTAAAGWVMASSTVVYAFVYFMTIGAMAFAILGEASSTSLRAKTISLATATQAICGIVFNFAIPYMVNPDQGNMKGKVGFVFGGLALIGTVGSWVWVPELKGKTFDEIDRLFAAKVPPRKMGKSL; this is encoded by the exons ATGGAAAAGTCCAAAGACATCGAAACTCACCCCATCGAGGGCACCATCAGCCACCATGACAAGGCGCCTGTCAGTCGGGAGCAGGAGCTCACCCTGCGGGAGGTCTTTAAAAACCACAAGATCATCGTGTGGTGGTGCTTCTACTGGGCCATGTGTGCCGTCGGTTG GGGCTTCGATGCACAGATAAACGGCGCCATGATCGCCGTCGACTCCTTCCGCCGAGACTTTGGCTACCTCGACCTCCAGGGTGAAGCCATCCTCCCCGCCGAATGGCAGGCCGCCTTCAACACCATCGCCTCCGTCGGTCAGATCTTTGGTGGCTTCCTCTGCAGCTGGGCCGCCGACCGCATCGGCCGCCGCTACTCTCTCATCTGCGGCCTGATCATCTGCACCGGCGGAATCGCCGGCGAGATCGCCTCGGACAACCGACCCGCCTTCCTCGCCTCGAAGCTCGTACTGGGCTTCGGCCTCGGCTTCTACCTCACGCTGGCCCCGCTGGCGTGCAGCGAGATCGCGCCAGTTGCCTTTAGAGGCTTCGCCACGGCCGGAGTCAACCTGGGCATCGCCGTCGGCCAGCTGCTCTCCAACGCCGTCGTCAAGGCTTTTGGGGAGAGGACTGACGCCTGGGCATACAAAGGCGGCTTCTCTACGCAGCTCTTCTTTGTCTTGTTTCTGGTCGTCTTCCTGCATTTCCTGCCCGAGTCCCCATGGTATCTCGTCCGGGCTGGCAAGAAGGAGCAGGCCATCAAGACCATCAAGAAGCTCTACGGAAAGGACTACGATGCCGAGACGCAGATACTCGCCATGGAGGCGACCATCGCCGAGGAATCTGCCATACTCAGCGAACAACGTCTGGTCGACTGCTTCCGCGGCACCAACCTGCTGCGGACTGGCATCTCCACCGGCGTGTTTCTTTGCCAACACCTCGTCGGCATCATTTTCGTCCTCGGATACTCCACCTACTTCTTCAggctggtcggcgtccaGCAGTCCTTTGATCTGGGTGTTGGCGTCACAGCCTGCGGCGTCTTGGGCAACATCTGCTCCTGGTTCGTGGTCGAGCGCTTCGGTCGCCGCCCCGTCTTCGTCGGCGGCATGGCCAGCCTCACCGGGCTGCTCTTCCTCATCGGAATCATGGACGTGGtgcccaccgccgccgcaggcTGGGTCATGGCCTCTTCGACGGTGGTCTACGCGTTTGTGTATTTCATGACCATTGGCGCCATGGcctttgccatcctgggcgaggcttccagcaccagcctCCGAGCCAAGACCATCTCGCTGGCCACGGCTACCCAGGCCATCTGTGGCATCGTGTTCAATTTTGCCATCCCCTACATGGTAAACCCGGATCAGGGCAACATGAAGGGCAAGGTGGGTTTCGTCTTTGGTGGTCTGGCTTTGATTGGCACAGTTGGAAGTTGGGTGTGGGTTCCTGAGCTCAAGGGCAAGACTTTTGATGAGATTGATAGGTTGTTTGCCGCCAAGGTGCCTCCTAGGAAGATGGGCAAGTCGTTGTAG